A window from Citrus sinensis cultivar Valencia sweet orange chromosome 3, DVS_A1.0, whole genome shotgun sequence encodes these proteins:
- the LOC102629094 gene encoding protein MICRORCHIDIA 6 isoform X1, which translates to MREFKMSNRDIVDLCSDDEDGQVDEISIKLEPDSVGGTMQQKYYYKDDPAEHWKSKSQPRKQDSEEKKSSNALSTGQSSNSVLEQGQSPVDDTGISSSSSICPAPLCRQFWKAGNYEDRLGSKATLQNGKNFLHVHPMFLHSNATSHKWAFGAIAELLDNAIDEIQNGATFVIVDKISNPRDGTPALLIQDDGGGMDPEAMRRCMSFGFSDKKSKSVIGQYGNGFKTSSMRLGADVIVFSRHLNDSRTLTQSIGLLSYTFLTRTGHDRIVVPMVDYELNTSTGTVNALHGRDHFTLNLSLLLQWSPYSSETELLKQFDDIGHHGTKIIIYNLWFSDGGNMELDFDSDTEDIRIAGDVINKFDPGAFRQLHEQHIANRFHYSLRVYLSILYLRIPESFSIKLRGKAVEHHNIANDLKYPEFILYRPQSAGCLEGTVITTIGFLKDAPHISIHGFNVYHKNRLILPFWQVVSYSYRDSRGRGVVGVLEANFIEPTHSKQDFERTSLFQKLETRLKEMTWEYWDYHCELIGYQRKKKPQPSISPLASSYSMPRSGIHQPVVWDQSSTATGITKAPAAAPCQLAAPNSCFVEGAGPLTPNSEGIIGQRSRKRKGCRDSLEFEKVKMQASKGVDAVDDEPSAETHPAVTSTDQLRDSATIILMQENKKLRAKCLEYEKRRVELDQKVTQLKSELGEYNCEYERLMAELKALDPIKNE; encoded by the exons ATGAGAG agTTCAAGATGAGCAATAGAGACATTGTGGACTTGTgtagtgatgatgaagatggaCAGGTGGATGAAATATCTATCAAGTTGGAGCCAGATTCTGTTGGGGGAACAATGCAACAAAAATACTACTATAAAGATGATCCAGCGGAGCATTGGAAGTCCAAAAGTCAACCCAGAAAACAAGACtctgaagaaaagaaaagctcAAATGCTTTAAGTACTGGTCAAAGTAGTAACAGTGTATTGGAACAAGGTCAGTCACCAGTGGATGACACAGGCATCTCATCTTCATCGTCTATATGTCCAGCACCACTTTGTCGGCAGTTCTGGAAGGCTGGAAACTATGAAGACAGGCTTGGTTCCAAGGCCACACTACAAA ATGGCAAAAACTTTTTACACGTACACCCTATGTTTCTTCATTCAAATGCCACTTCCCATAAATGGGCCTTTGGCG CCATTGCAGAACTGCTTGACAATGCAATTGATGAg ATCCAAAATGGGGCCACTTTTGTCATTGTAGATAAAATCTCAAATCCAAGAGATGGAACTCCAGCATTGTTAATTCAAG ATGACGGAGGTGGAATGGACCCTGAAGCAATGCGGCGTTGTATGAGTTTTGGTTTTTCagataaaaagtcaaaatcgGTGATAGGACAAT ATGGTAATGGCTTCAAGACCAGTTCTATGAGACTTGGGGCAGATGTTATTGTCTTCAGCCGCCATTTAAACGACAG CAGAACTTTGACTCAAAGCATTGGTCTCCTCTCTTATACATTCTTGACTCGAACTGGCCATGACAGAATTGTAGTACCAATG GTGGATTATGAGTTGAACACATCAACTGGCACAGTAAATGCATTGCATGGTAGAGACCATTTTACGTTGAATCTTTCTCTGCTGTTGCAGTGGTCTCCTTATTCATCAGAAACAGAGCTTTTGAAGCAA TTTGATGACATTGGGCATCATggcacaaaaattattatatacaaCTTATGGTTCAGTGATGGTGGGAATATGGAGTTAGACTTTGATTCAGATACAGAG GATATTCGTATTGCTGGTGatgttattaataaatttgaccCAGGCGCTTTTAGGCAATTGCATGAACAGCACATTGCTAACCGATTCCATTATTCCCTCCGT GTATACCTGTCTATCTTGTACTTGCGGATTCCCGAAAGTTTCAGCATAAAATTGCGTGGGAAAGCTGTTGAGCATCACAACATTGCCAATGATCTCAAATATCCAGAATTCATCTTGTATAGGCCCCAAAGTGCTGGGTGTTTGGAG GGAACAGTTATAACTACAATTGGGTTTCTAAAAGATGCCCCACATATTAGTATCCATGGCTTCAATGTCTACCACAAGAACCGTCTAATTCTG CCATTTTGGCAGGTTGTTAGCTACTCTTATAGAGACAGTAGGGGAAGAGGAGTAGTTG GAGTTTTGGAAGCAAATTTTATCGAGCCAACTCATAGCAAACAAGACTTTGAGAGAACCTCTCTTTTCCAAAAGCTTGAAACTCGGTTGAAGGAAATGACATGGGAATACTG GGATTATCATTGTGAACTAATTGGATATCAACGCAAGAAAAAGCCTCAACCATCCATTTCACCACTGGCTTCATCTTATTCTATGCCCCGTAGTGGTATCCACCAACCTGTTGTCTGGGATCAGAGTTCCACTGCTACTGGTATCACAAAAGCACCTGCAGCTGCACCTTGCCAACTAGCAGCCCCTAATTCCTGTTTTGTTGAGGGAGCAGGGCCATTGACGCCCAACTCTGAAGGCATAATTGGACAAC GATCGCGTAAGAGGAAGGGATGTAGAGATTCATTGGAATTTGAAAAGGTGAAAATGCAGGCTAGTAAGGGAGTTGATGCGGTTGATGATGAGCCCAGTGCAGAAACACAT CCTGCTGTTACTTCGACAGATCAATTGAGAGATTCAGCAACTATAATCTTGATGCAGGAAAACAAGAAGCTTCGTGCAAA ATGCTTAGAGTATGAGAAGAGGAGGGTAGAACTTGATCAGAAG GTTACACAGCTTAAAAGTGAACTCGGAGAGTATAATTGTGAATATGAGCGGCTGATGGCTGAGTTAAAAGCATTGGATCCCATAAAAAAcgaataa
- the LOC102629094 gene encoding protein MICRORCHIDIA 6 isoform X2, whose product MREFKMSNRDIVDLCSDDEDGQVDEISIKLEPDSVGGTMQQKYYYKDDPAEHWKSKSQPRKQDSEEKKSSNALSTGQSSNSVLEQGQSPVDDTGISSSSSICPAPLCRQFWKAGNYEDRLGSKATLQNGKNFLHVHPMFLHSNATSHKWAFGAIAELLDNAIDEIQNGATFVIVDKISNPRDGTPALLIQDDGGGMDPEAMRRCMSFGFSDKKSKSVIGQYGNGFKTSSMRLGADVIVFSRHLNDRTLTQSIGLLSYTFLTRTGHDRIVVPMVDYELNTSTGTVNALHGRDHFTLNLSLLLQWSPYSSETELLKQFDDIGHHGTKIIIYNLWFSDGGNMELDFDSDTEDIRIAGDVINKFDPGAFRQLHEQHIANRFHYSLRVYLSILYLRIPESFSIKLRGKAVEHHNIANDLKYPEFILYRPQSAGCLEGTVITTIGFLKDAPHISIHGFNVYHKNRLILPFWQVVSYSYRDSRGRGVVGVLEANFIEPTHSKQDFERTSLFQKLETRLKEMTWEYWDYHCELIGYQRKKKPQPSISPLASSYSMPRSGIHQPVVWDQSSTATGITKAPAAAPCQLAAPNSCFVEGAGPLTPNSEGIIGQRSRKRKGCRDSLEFEKVKMQASKGVDAVDDEPSAETHPAVTSTDQLRDSATIILMQENKKLRAKCLEYEKRRVELDQKVTQLKSELGEYNCEYERLMAELKALDPIKNE is encoded by the exons ATGAGAG agTTCAAGATGAGCAATAGAGACATTGTGGACTTGTgtagtgatgatgaagatggaCAGGTGGATGAAATATCTATCAAGTTGGAGCCAGATTCTGTTGGGGGAACAATGCAACAAAAATACTACTATAAAGATGATCCAGCGGAGCATTGGAAGTCCAAAAGTCAACCCAGAAAACAAGACtctgaagaaaagaaaagctcAAATGCTTTAAGTACTGGTCAAAGTAGTAACAGTGTATTGGAACAAGGTCAGTCACCAGTGGATGACACAGGCATCTCATCTTCATCGTCTATATGTCCAGCACCACTTTGTCGGCAGTTCTGGAAGGCTGGAAACTATGAAGACAGGCTTGGTTCCAAGGCCACACTACAAA ATGGCAAAAACTTTTTACACGTACACCCTATGTTTCTTCATTCAAATGCCACTTCCCATAAATGGGCCTTTGGCG CCATTGCAGAACTGCTTGACAATGCAATTGATGAg ATCCAAAATGGGGCCACTTTTGTCATTGTAGATAAAATCTCAAATCCAAGAGATGGAACTCCAGCATTGTTAATTCAAG ATGACGGAGGTGGAATGGACCCTGAAGCAATGCGGCGTTGTATGAGTTTTGGTTTTTCagataaaaagtcaaaatcgGTGATAGGACAAT ATGGTAATGGCTTCAAGACCAGTTCTATGAGACTTGGGGCAGATGTTATTGTCTTCAGCCGCCATTTAAACGACAG AACTTTGACTCAAAGCATTGGTCTCCTCTCTTATACATTCTTGACTCGAACTGGCCATGACAGAATTGTAGTACCAATG GTGGATTATGAGTTGAACACATCAACTGGCACAGTAAATGCATTGCATGGTAGAGACCATTTTACGTTGAATCTTTCTCTGCTGTTGCAGTGGTCTCCTTATTCATCAGAAACAGAGCTTTTGAAGCAA TTTGATGACATTGGGCATCATggcacaaaaattattatatacaaCTTATGGTTCAGTGATGGTGGGAATATGGAGTTAGACTTTGATTCAGATACAGAG GATATTCGTATTGCTGGTGatgttattaataaatttgaccCAGGCGCTTTTAGGCAATTGCATGAACAGCACATTGCTAACCGATTCCATTATTCCCTCCGT GTATACCTGTCTATCTTGTACTTGCGGATTCCCGAAAGTTTCAGCATAAAATTGCGTGGGAAAGCTGTTGAGCATCACAACATTGCCAATGATCTCAAATATCCAGAATTCATCTTGTATAGGCCCCAAAGTGCTGGGTGTTTGGAG GGAACAGTTATAACTACAATTGGGTTTCTAAAAGATGCCCCACATATTAGTATCCATGGCTTCAATGTCTACCACAAGAACCGTCTAATTCTG CCATTTTGGCAGGTTGTTAGCTACTCTTATAGAGACAGTAGGGGAAGAGGAGTAGTTG GAGTTTTGGAAGCAAATTTTATCGAGCCAACTCATAGCAAACAAGACTTTGAGAGAACCTCTCTTTTCCAAAAGCTTGAAACTCGGTTGAAGGAAATGACATGGGAATACTG GGATTATCATTGTGAACTAATTGGATATCAACGCAAGAAAAAGCCTCAACCATCCATTTCACCACTGGCTTCATCTTATTCTATGCCCCGTAGTGGTATCCACCAACCTGTTGTCTGGGATCAGAGTTCCACTGCTACTGGTATCACAAAAGCACCTGCAGCTGCACCTTGCCAACTAGCAGCCCCTAATTCCTGTTTTGTTGAGGGAGCAGGGCCATTGACGCCCAACTCTGAAGGCATAATTGGACAAC GATCGCGTAAGAGGAAGGGATGTAGAGATTCATTGGAATTTGAAAAGGTGAAAATGCAGGCTAGTAAGGGAGTTGATGCGGTTGATGATGAGCCCAGTGCAGAAACACAT CCTGCTGTTACTTCGACAGATCAATTGAGAGATTCAGCAACTATAATCTTGATGCAGGAAAACAAGAAGCTTCGTGCAAA ATGCTTAGAGTATGAGAAGAGGAGGGTAGAACTTGATCAGAAG GTTACACAGCTTAAAAGTGAACTCGGAGAGTATAATTGTGAATATGAGCGGCTGATGGCTGAGTTAAAAGCATTGGATCCCATAAAAAAcgaataa